Sequence from the Hamadaea flava genome:
CAGATCGTCGGCGCGACGACGCTGGACGAATACCGCAAGTCGTTCGAGAAGGACGGCGCTCTGGAGCGACGCTTCCAGCCCGTACGCGTCGACGAACCGTCGCTCGAGGTGGCGATTCAGATGCTGAAGGGGTTGCGGGATCGGTATGAGGCGCATCATCGGGTGACGATCACCGATGCGGCGTTGGTGGCGGCGGCGAATCTGGCCGATCGGTATATCTCTGACCGGTATCTGCCGGACAAGGCGATCGATTTGATCGATGAGGCGGGGGCGCGGATGCGTATCCGTCGGATGACTGCTCCGCCGGACCTGCGGGACTTCGATGAGAAGATCGCTCAGGTGCGTCGGGACAAGGAGTCGGCGATCGACGCGCAGGACTTCGAGCGGGCCGCGCAGCTGCGGGACAAGGAGAAGACGCTGCTGCAGCAGAAGGCTCAGCGGGAGAAGGAGTGGAAGGCCGGCGACCTCGATGTGGTGAGTGAGGTCGACGATGAGCAGATCGCTGAGGTGTTGGCGAACTGGACCGGTATTCCGGTGTACAAGCTGACCGAGGAGGAGACCGCTCGGCTGCTGCGGATGGAAGACGAGCTGCATAAGCGGGTCGTCGGTCAGATCGACGCGGTCAAGGCGGTGTCCAAGGCGATCCGGCGTACGCGGGCGGGTTTGAAGGACCCCAAGCGGCCCAGCGGCTCGTTCATCTTCGCCGGTCCGTCGGGTATCGGTAAGACGGAGCTGTCGAAGGCTCTGGCGGAGTTCCTGTTCGGGTCTGAGGATGCGCTGATCCAGCTGGACATGTCGGAGTTCCATGACCGGTACACGGTGTCGCGTCTGGTCGGCGCCCCGCCCGGATATGTGGGCTATGACGAGGGTGGTCAGCTGACGGAGAAGGTGCGCCGGCGGCCGTTCTCGGTGGTGTTGTTCGATGAGATCGAGAAGGCTCATCCGGATGTGTTCAACACGTTGCTGCAGATTCTGGAGGACGGTCGGCTGACCGATGGTCAGGGGCGCATCGTGGACTTCAAGAACACGGTGATCATCTTGACGACGAACTTGGGTACGCGGGATGTCGCCAAGGCGGTGTCGTTGGGGTTCGCGGCCAGTAATGATCTGGACTCGAACTATGAGCGGATGAAGCAGAAGGTCAACGACGAGCTGAAGAACCATTTCCGGCCGGAGTTCTTGAACCGTATTGATGACACGATCGTGTTCCACCAGCTCAGTGAGGACAACATCCTCGAGATCGTGGACATCATGATCAAGCGGATCGAGGCTCAGCTGCGTAACAAGGACATGACGCTGGAGTTGACCGGGAACGCGAAGCGGTGGCTGGCCAAGAAGGGTTGGGACCCGGTGATGGGTGCCCGTCCGCTGCGCCGGACCATTCAGCGGGAGATCGAGGACTCGCTGTCGGAGCGGATCCTGTTCAACGAGCTCAAGTCCGGGCAGAAGGTCGTCGTCGACTGCGAAGGCGACCCCGCCGACGAGAACTCCAAGCTCGTCTTCCGCGATGCCCGGCTGACAGAAGGGCTGATCTCGGCAAGCTGACGCAGCAGTGGGGTGTCCGGCTCGAGGTAGCCGGACACCCCACTTTTCTCCGAGGTCTGTCACCATCGGGCAGGATGATCAGACTTTTTTCGGTCGATCGTGAACCGATGGGCGATCTCGCTGCGATGTGGTTGGTGTGGCAGAAGAAACGGATCAGGCTCGGCGCGACGCCGCGCTGCTGATCGCCGTCGCCGGCGGCGACCGGGACGCCTTCGAGCTGCTCTACCGCCACTACGCGCCGTGGCTGACGCTGAAGCTGCGTCACCGCTGCTCGGATACCGCGCTGGTGGACGACGTCGTTCAGGAGACCTTCCTGAGCGTGTGGCGTACCGCGGACGGGTTCCGGCCGCAGGAAGGCGCGGATGTCAGCGGCTGGCTGTGGCGGATCTGCTCACGCCGCCTCGCCGATGCCGTACGCGGCAACAGCGCACGCCGACGCCTGACGCATCTGCTCCTCGGACTGCGCGGCGACGATGAGCGACGCGACTCGGCCGAGGATGAGGTGCTGACCGGCCTCGCACACGGCGACCTGGGCACGGCGCTGGAGAAGCTGCCACCGGAGTTACGCGATGTGCTGACCGCGACGGTGCTGGACGGCTTGACCACCCGGGAAGCGTCGGCGCGACTCGACATCCCCGAAGGCACGGTCAAGACTCGAGCGCTGCGGGCGCGGCGGCGGCTGACCGAGGAGCTCGCATGACCCACGACCCGCACCCCAACGCCGCCACGTCGAGTGATGCGGCCGCTCACCCCAGCGCCACCCTGCTGGCCGCGTACGCCGCCGGCACCTCGACCGCCGAGTCCTTTCAGACCGTCGATCAGCACGTGGACCGATGCGGCGTATGCCGTACCGCGCTCGGCCGATATGTGCCGCAGCAGTCCGTCGAGGCCGGGCTGAGCCGGGTGCTGGACGCCCTCGACGCGCCGCGGCGCAGCTTCGCCGAACGGATGGTCATCCGGATCGGCGTACCGGAACACATGGCACGCCTGGCGTTGGCGACGCCGTTGCTCCGGCGCTCGTGGCTGCTCTCGTCGGCCTTCACGTTGCTGCTCATGGTTTTCGCGGCACGACTGTCGGCCGGCGATTCGGGGCCGGTGCTGCTGCTCGCCGCCGCGCCACTGATCCCGCTGGCCGGGGTCGCCCTGTCCTATGGCCCGTCGGTCGACCCGATGTACGAACTGGGCCTGGTGTTGCCCCTGCACAGCCTGCGCCTGATCCTGTTCCGCAGCGTCACCGTGCTCGTCGCCAGCACCGCGCTCACCAGCCTGATGACGTTCGCCTTCCCCGCTCAGGGCATCGCGCTGTTCGGCTGGCTCGTGCCTTCGCTCGCGGTGACACTCGTCCTGCTGTCGCTGTCGGCGCACCTGAATCCGATGACCGCCGCGTGGACGACGGGTGCGGGCTGGCTGGCCGTCGTAGTCGTCGCCAGCAGCGGCGGCGATTCGTTGGTGCTCACCGTCGTCGGCCAGGTCGCTCTGCTCGCCGCCGCCGGGGCCGCCGCCGGCTACCTCGCCTGGCGTCGCGACGCCTTCGAACGACTGCTCTCCCGTCCCGCCTGATCACGCATCTCTGAGTCCCTTCGTTCAAGAGAGCGTCTCTGAGTCCCTTCGCCCAAGAGAGCGTCTGTCAGTCCCCTCTTTGTTCAGGAGAATCTCCATGCCCGACGAACCCAGCACGGCGGACGTCCGCCAGGTGTCCGTGAGCTTCCGTGGCCGGCGAGCCCTCGATCAGGTCTCGTTCCGGCTCCACGGCGGGGTGACCGGTCTGCTCGGCCCCAACGGTGCCGGCAAGACCACCTTGCTGCGTACGCTGGCCACCGCGCTCGCACCGGACAGCGGCGAGTTGTCCGTCCTCGGCCACGATCCTCGGGAGGCCACCGGCCGGTTGGCGATCCGGCGACGGCTGGGCTACCTGCCGCAGAACCCGGGCTTCCATCCGCAGTTCACCGCCCGGGATTTCGTCGACTACGTGGCGATCCTCAAGGAGATCGTCGACCGCGCCGCGCGCCGACGGGAAGTCCAGCGGGTCCTGGCCGTCGTCGGGCTGGCCGATCAGCAGAACAAGCGCATGAAGGCGCTGTCCGGGGGCATGCGGCAGCGGGTCGCCCTCGCCGCCGCGATTCTCGGCGAACCGGACCTGCTCATCCTCGACGAGCCCACGGTCGGTCTCGACCCGGAGCAGCGGCTGCGCTTCCGGGAACTCATCGCCGAGCTGGGCGAAAGCCGAACCGTCCTGCTGTCGACCCATCAGACCGACGACGTCGCCGCGCTCTGCCGGCGCGTGATCGTGCTCGACTCCGGTGTCACCTCGTTCGACGGTCCGCCCGCCGGGCTGGTCGCCGTCGCCACCGACCGGGTCTGGACCAGCAACGAGCGCGACGGCTCCGCGCTTGCGGGCTGGCGTACGGGCGATGGCGTGTTCCGCAACATCGGCGATCCGCCGCCGGGCGCGGCCCTGGCCACCCCTACGTTGGAAGACGGCTACCTGCTTCTTCTCGAAGGCAAGACCGCCGCGAGCCTGGGTACCGTCCGGTGAGCGCGCCGTCGAGCCTCGTCGAGGCACACTCCGAGCACACGCCCTCGCCGAGACGTCGGCAGTCCGCCGTCCCGGCGTTGGCCCGCGTCGAGGCGGTGCGTCTGCTACGTCATCCGGCCTTCCTCGTCGCCATAGCCCTCTACCTCGCACCATGGCTCTACGACCTGGCCATCGGCGACCCGGCCCACCGATTCCCCGTCCTGCACGACGCCTCCTGGTCCAGCCAGTTCCTCCTCCTGCTGCCGGCCGCGGGCGTACTGCTCGCCGCGAATCAGGCCGCTCTGCGTTCCCAGCGGCACGGCGCCGAAGAGGCGTACCAGGTGCTCGTCGTCGACCGGGTGGCACGGGCCGGCGCCCATCTGCTGTCGCTTGTGCCGGCGGTGCTGGGTGCCCTGGTGCTGTCTGCCTTGCGCATCGCCTACCTGGCGGCCCAGCCGGGCGCGGCCGGGGAGGTGCGGCCGCTGGAAGTCTTGGCCGGACCGGCCTGTGTGCTTCTCGCGGGCTGCGCCGGCGTGCTGGCCTCGACCATCACGAGGTCCGCGGCGGCGGCCCCGCTCCTGATCGTCGGGCTGGCCGCGGTCACCGTCACGGCGGCCGTCAACGACACCGCCGCGTGGCGTTGGCTGAGCCTGATCGCGAACCAGAACGAGAACGCCTCGCCCCTGCCGACACCTCTCATCGAACGGCCCGCCGGCACGCACCTGCTCTGGCTGACCT
This genomic interval carries:
- a CDS encoding ABC transporter ATP-binding protein; the protein is MPDEPSTADVRQVSVSFRGRRALDQVSFRLHGGVTGLLGPNGAGKTTLLRTLATALAPDSGELSVLGHDPREATGRLAIRRRLGYLPQNPGFHPQFTARDFVDYVAILKEIVDRAARRREVQRVLAVVGLADQQNKRMKALSGGMRQRVALAAAILGEPDLLILDEPTVGLDPEQRLRFRELIAELGESRTVLLSTHQTDDVAALCRRVIVLDSGVTSFDGPPAGLVAVATDRVWTSNERDGSALAGWRTGDGVFRNIGDPPPGAALATPTLEDGYLLLLEGKTAASLGTVR
- a CDS encoding ATP-dependent Clp protease ATP-binding subunit, with the protein product MFERFTDGARRVMVLAQEEARMLNHDNVGTEHVLLGLIHEGESVGAKALEKLGISLEGVRQQVEEVLGQGRQAVGGQIPFTPRAKKVLELSLREALQLGHNYIGPEHILLGLVREKESIAAQILARMGADLNRVRQQVIQLLSGQDDGAGSAATSQGESAPSSSLVLDQFGRNLTQSAREGKLDPVIGRGKEIERVMQVLSRRTKNNPVLIGEPGVGKTTVVEGLAQKIVKGEVPETLKDKQLYTLDLGALVAGSRYRGDFEERLKKVVKEVHTRADIILFIDEVHTLVGAGAAEGAIDAANILKPMLTGGRLQIVGATTLDEYRKSFEKDGALERRFQPVRVDEPSLEVAIQMLKGLRDRYEAHHRVTITDAALVAAANLADRYISDRYLPDKAIDLIDEAGARMRIRRMTAPPDLRDFDEKIAQVRRDKESAIDAQDFERAAQLRDKEKTLLQQKAQREKEWKAGDLDVVSEVDDEQIAEVLANWTGIPVYKLTEEETARLLRMEDELHKRVVGQIDAVKAVSKAIRRTRAGLKDPKRPSGSFIFAGPSGIGKTELSKALAEFLFGSEDALIQLDMSEFHDRYTVSRLVGAPPGYVGYDEGGQLTEKVRRRPFSVVLFDEIEKAHPDVFNTLLQILEDGRLTDGQGRIVDFKNTVIILTTNLGTRDVAKAVSLGFAASNDLDSNYERMKQKVNDELKNHFRPEFLNRIDDTIVFHQLSEDNILEIVDIMIKRIEAQLRNKDMTLELTGNAKRWLAKKGWDPVMGARPLRRTIQREIEDSLSERILFNELKSGQKVVVDCEGDPADENSKLVFRDARLTEGLISAS
- a CDS encoding RNA polymerase sigma factor is translated as MAEETDQARRDAALLIAVAGGDRDAFELLYRHYAPWLTLKLRHRCSDTALVDDVVQETFLSVWRTADGFRPQEGADVSGWLWRICSRRLADAVRGNSARRRLTHLLLGLRGDDERRDSAEDEVLTGLAHGDLGTALEKLPPELRDVLTATVLDGLTTREASARLDIPEGTVKTRALRARRRLTEELA